The Spirochaeta lutea genome window below encodes:
- a CDS encoding transposase, which produces MQRYSKQFRNAILQKMIRPEKRSAPDLAAEYGVSAATIYGWKSKLKDGTLNLMADDVSNKDRSPSEKFALVLEARRIPEEEYGEWLRRNGLHSEHITLWEQELRSTLDNDSGAHDQQLKDVRKELKQKNKELQRKEKAIAEMATIIALQKKTALLFPDHEDE; this is translated from the coding sequence ATGCAGCGATACAGTAAGCAGTTTCGGAATGCGATTCTTCAGAAGATGATCAGACCAGAAAAGAGATCTGCCCCGGATTTAGCCGCTGAATACGGTGTTTCAGCAGCCACGATATATGGCTGGAAGTCCAAGCTGAAAGACGGTACCCTTAATCTTATGGCAGATGACGTTTCAAACAAGGACCGAAGTCCCTCAGAGAAGTTCGCCTTAGTCCTTGAGGCCCGCAGAATTCCAGAAGAGGAGTACGGCGAATGGCTTCGTCGAAATGGTCTACATTCAGAGCATATAACGCTCTGGGAACAGGAGTTGCGATCGACTTTGGACAATGATTCTGGCGCTCACGATCAGCAGCTGAAGGATGTTCGAAAAGAGCTGAAGCAGAAGAACAAGGAACTGCAACGCAAAGAGAAGGCCATAGCCGAAATGGCTACCATAATCGCTCTTCAAAAAAAAACTGCACTTCTTTTTCCGGATCACGAGGACGAATGA
- a CDS encoding sensor histidine kinase: MNQRIQIYSSQGTLLDDSGWIYTEELDLYNDSHPEARQDFTVTPEAPSKGTLYRRYLYVRKEFPSHSPLKGYVVAISDKAEVMARKDAIQNLVYIYMFCALGASAGIVYVLHKSITDPLRKLVACISSGDAESKELEKLTLRPDELGKIAAEYRNNRKALLEEHGRYINFSADIMHELKNPISGIRSGLEFLLGKTIRPGRRDKIRLLLEESARLDLLLNSIHELGKYETPMTSISEVTDIRCDPIKILKNLVDFYGSDNLIQESECRTGEIQINLPADDFGRVLRNLVDNALEYSPAGYPPRLICGAKADGLLIQVIDRGPGVPREEREKIFSRFYSSRTGEPASKHSGLGLTIAKSIVRRSGGTIRCKENPKGGTVFEIYLPLSSNHPD; the protein is encoded by the coding sequence GTGAACCAACGGATTCAGATCTATTCTTCCCAGGGTACCCTTCTCGATGACAGCGGCTGGATTTACACGGAAGAGCTTGATTTGTACAACGATTCGCACCCAGAAGCCCGGCAGGATTTCACCGTAACACCGGAGGCCCCTTCAAAAGGGACGCTGTATCGCCGCTATTTATATGTTCGTAAGGAATTTCCCTCGCATTCCCCCCTGAAGGGGTATGTTGTGGCAATAAGCGACAAAGCGGAAGTCATGGCTCGAAAGGATGCGATTCAGAATCTTGTTTATATTTATATGTTTTGCGCATTAGGCGCCTCTGCCGGTATTGTCTATGTACTTCATAAAAGCATTACCGATCCACTTCGAAAACTGGTCGCTTGCATTAGTTCTGGAGATGCCGAGTCAAAGGAGTTGGAAAAACTAACCCTCCGTCCCGATGAATTGGGAAAAATAGCCGCAGAATACCGGAACAACAGAAAGGCGTTGCTTGAAGAACACGGACGCTACATCAATTTTAGTGCAGATATTATGCACGAACTAAAGAATCCTATAAGCGGAATCCGGTCGGGCCTGGAATTTCTTTTGGGAAAAACAATACGACCCGGACGAAGGGACAAAATCCGCCTATTACTGGAAGAAAGTGCAAGACTCGATCTCCTGCTGAACTCGATCCACGAGCTGGGAAAGTATGAAACCCCCATGACGAGCATAAGCGAAGTAACAGACATCAGATGTGACCCCATAAAAATCCTCAAAAACCTGGTTGATTTTTACGGCAGTGACAATCTTATTCAGGAATCAGAATGCAGAACGGGAGAAATACAAATTAATCTCCCGGCTGATGATTTCGGCAGGGTGCTGCGTAATCTTGTGGATAACGCGCTGGAGTATTCCCCAGCCGGATATCCACCCCGTTTGATTTGTGGCGCAAAAGCGGATGGTTTATTAATTCAGGTTATTGACCGGGGCCCGGGTGTTCCCCGGGAAGAACGAGAGAAAATATTCTCGCGCTTCTACAGTTCCAGAACAGGCGAACCGGCGAGTAAGCACAGCGGACTGGGCCTGACCATAGCCAAAAGCATAGTCCGAAGATCCGGAGGCACAATACGTTGTAAGGAAAATCCGAAAGGTGGGACCGTGTTTGAAATCTATCTTCCGCTGAGCTCAAATCACCCGGATTAA
- a CDS encoding glycoside hydrolase, which yields MKKKLFSLMLCCLMLFSVFAGGEEEQDRPAGGAPLNLENYLFLRTTGENSAKKVLVSPHNLEMLLLREDGTSLQLSSGINEQVWEVREQNDELIRLRQKEKELEVLFELKGSELRISFKSALVQHLTWPGFQASEELSFIWLFGNGRIVPLADEEWTEYLQGNHELYESPLWGFTTGKETIAWICETPFRNNLLIDDHNFTIEQQYLNRFGEEEKVFRLAWTDGSDPLLPARLYRSYLLESGQFISGEEKLSQIPQEGAERLLGSAQFYIWGYDELSTRDIKPDSWKPFAKALTDGSEQHKALLNLMDHDTKSNITEIAAGEWPSAYAKSQMTRGLSQAIRTIGADTLYDMFPQYLKPIETWGQGVSPSFIHELKNLGIERARLTVEGLHNPWNLPATVAAATEAGYLIGPYDSYHSIHPEALGETGESWETAQFNQELFETGTIQRADGSYYQGFAGKGRYLNPKAAWQVFRERVNGNLGIADFNFYFIDCDAAGEIYEDYNTNFPLSSEEAVDFRKTRLRWLRQDRGLIVGSEGTNPFMLPEIIIAEWGLSQPFSWESAEFNDRNSEYYIGGFWPPDAPAINFLGVPLPEVFKRRYFDAASRIPLLEAIHHDSVLVTNHWGADMFKFPEVTKELQLTQMLYLDVPLYNVNRDRLAEKGDSILHNYEFFSPIHREHGFDQLTDFSWLSDDKLVQMTEFDSGLRMIANFSDRKFEYQGETIQAMSLLTVMPDGELRYFVPLSEPGWD from the coding sequence ATGAAAAAGAAGCTTTTTAGTTTGATGCTGTGCTGCCTGATGCTTTTTTCGGTATTTGCCGGGGGTGAAGAAGAACAGGACAGACCGGCCGGGGGAGCCCCGCTAAACCTGGAGAATTATCTGTTTCTAAGAACTACCGGTGAAAATTCCGCGAAGAAAGTACTGGTGTCTCCACACAACCTTGAGATGCTACTTCTTAGAGAAGACGGCACGTCGCTTCAGTTATCCAGTGGAATAAACGAACAAGTTTGGGAAGTACGGGAACAGAACGACGAACTAATTCGACTCCGACAGAAAGAAAAGGAGCTGGAAGTACTGTTTGAGCTTAAGGGGTCGGAACTTCGAATTAGCTTCAAATCCGCCTTGGTACAGCATCTGACCTGGCCGGGATTCCAGGCCTCGGAAGAATTATCCTTTATCTGGCTCTTCGGTAACGGGAGGATCGTGCCGCTGGCCGACGAAGAGTGGACCGAGTATCTCCAAGGCAATCACGAGCTCTATGAATCTCCTCTATGGGGATTCACCACAGGAAAGGAAACAATTGCCTGGATCTGCGAAACGCCCTTTAGAAACAATTTACTGATTGATGACCATAATTTTACCATCGAGCAACAGTATTTAAATCGTTTCGGCGAAGAAGAGAAGGTCTTTCGCCTGGCTTGGACAGACGGCAGCGATCCGCTTCTTCCCGCAAGACTCTATCGCAGCTATCTCCTAGAGAGCGGTCAGTTCATAAGCGGAGAAGAAAAACTAAGCCAAATTCCCCAAGAGGGCGCAGAACGGCTGTTGGGATCCGCTCAATTTTATATCTGGGGATATGATGAACTTTCTACCAGAGACATAAAACCGGATTCATGGAAGCCCTTTGCCAAAGCATTGACCGACGGATCGGAACAGCACAAAGCACTACTGAATTTGATGGACCACGATACCAAAAGCAATATAACTGAAATTGCAGCCGGCGAATGGCCCTCCGCCTACGCCAAGAGCCAAATGACCCGGGGACTTAGTCAGGCGATCAGAACCATTGGTGCAGATACTCTTTACGACATGTTCCCCCAATATCTGAAACCCATTGAAACCTGGGGACAGGGAGTATCTCCCTCTTTTATCCATGAATTGAAGAATTTAGGTATAGAGCGAGCAAGGCTTACAGTGGAGGGGCTGCACAATCCCTGGAATCTTCCTGCAACGGTGGCAGCGGCAACCGAGGCCGGATACCTGATCGGTCCCTACGATTCCTATCATAGCATTCACCCTGAAGCACTAGGGGAAACCGGGGAAAGTTGGGAAACCGCTCAGTTCAATCAAGAACTGTTCGAGACCGGCACAATTCAGCGCGCAGACGGTAGTTATTATCAAGGATTTGCGGGAAAGGGCAGGTATCTGAATCCAAAGGCTGCCTGGCAGGTTTTTCGTGAACGGGTAAACGGAAACCTGGGAATTGCTGATTTTAACTTCTATTTTATTGATTGTGACGCCGCCGGAGAAATCTATGAAGATTATAATACCAATTTCCCGTTGAGTAGCGAAGAGGCTGTCGATTTTAGAAAAACAAGGCTGCGCTGGCTTCGGCAGGACAGAGGACTCATTGTAGGAAGCGAAGGTACCAATCCCTTTATGCTTCCCGAAATTATTATTGCGGAATGGGGATTGTCTCAACCTTTTTCCTGGGAATCAGCGGAGTTCAATGACCGCAATTCCGAGTATTATATCGGCGGATTCTGGCCCCCCGATGCCCCGGCTATTAATTTCCTGGGGGTCCCTCTTCCTGAAGTATTTAAAAGACGGTATTTCGACGCTGCCAGCAGAATACCGTTGCTGGAGGCAATACACCACGATTCAGTGCTTGTAACCAATCACTGGGGCGCGGATATGTTTAAATTCCCGGAAGTTACCAAAGAGCTCCAGTTGACCCAGATGTTGTACCTGGATGTTCCGCTCTACAATGTAAATCGTGATCGCCTTGCGGAAAAAGGGGATAGTATTCTGCATAATTATGAATTCTTTAGTCCCATACACCGGGAACACGGTTTTGATCAGCTTACGGATTTTAGCTGGCTTTCTGACGATAAGCTGGTTCAAATGACGGAATTCGATTCGGGTTTACGAATGATTGCAAATTTCAGCGATCGCAAATTCGAGTATCAAGGTGAAACAATACAAGCCATGTCGTTATTGACCGTAATGCCCGACGGGGAGCTTCGATATTTTGTACCGCTGTCCGAACCGGGATGGGATTAG
- a CDS encoding DDE-type integrase/transposase/recombinase, with product MAKKGLATTWERLRAIDPENRRLSIKRQSRLLGVHRSSYYYKHRCEPIRDREEKVALREAFLRIPYNGYRKMWRELRESGIQTSEKRVRRLMYQLGLKGLSPKKLTSIRSKSHAIHPYLLRNKRIRYPNQVWATDITYLKLETGHVYLCAIMDVYSRTVLSWQISQTMDTDFFLEALKEAFCQ from the coding sequence ATGGCTAAAAAAGGACTGGCAACTACATGGGAAAGACTACGAGCCATAGATCCTGAAAACCGCAGACTTAGTATCAAACGTCAAAGTCGGTTGCTGGGGGTTCATCGTTCGTCGTACTACTACAAACATCGCTGCGAACCTATCCGTGATCGCGAAGAAAAAGTAGCGCTAAGGGAGGCTTTCTTGCGCATTCCCTACAATGGCTACCGGAAGATGTGGCGTGAACTGCGTGAATCAGGTATACAAACCAGTGAAAAAAGAGTACGCCGGTTGATGTACCAGCTTGGACTTAAAGGATTGTCACCAAAGAAATTAACAAGCATAAGAAGTAAATCTCATGCTATTCACCCCTACCTTCTGAGGAATAAGCGCATCAGGTACCCGAACCAAGTATGGGCCACTGACATAACCTATTTGAAACTTGAAACTGGCCACGTATATCTCTGCGCAATCATGGATGTATATAGCCGCACAGTATTGAGTTGGCAGATATCCCAGACCATGGATACTGATTTCTTCCTTGAAGCCTTAAAGGAAGCATTCTGCCAATAG
- a CDS encoding COG3415 family protein, translating to MTHPEIKKQVVSDISKAVSQGAALHKCCDAIGLHPRTYRRWCRTTEDKRKGAKRTNKRALSADEKDQIVAVCCSKRFQDKNPYEIVAILLEEGIYIASPRTYYRVLKERGLLIHRGNSRAPRKSYTPPELKATGPDQVYAWDITWSALGLHNPSEMVKGARV from the coding sequence ATGACTCACCCGGAGATAAAGAAGCAGGTCGTATCCGACATTTCCAAGGCCGTTTCTCAGGGGGCTGCATTGCATAAGTGCTGTGATGCTATCGGTCTGCATCCTCGGACATATCGGCGCTGGTGCAGGACCACTGAGGATAAGCGGAAAGGGGCGAAGCGCACCAACAAGCGGGCTCTGAGTGCAGACGAGAAAGACCAGATTGTTGCGGTCTGCTGTTCCAAACGATTTCAGGATAAGAACCCCTATGAGATTGTTGCAATTCTCTTAGAGGAAGGTATTTATATAGCCAGCCCAAGGACATACTATCGGGTCTTGAAGGAACGAGGGCTCCTGATTCATCGAGGAAACTCACGGGCGCCTCGCAAGTCATATACTCCTCCCGAGCTCAAAGCAACTGGCCCGGATCAGGTTTATGCATGGGACATAACCTGGAGTGCGCTTGGACTCCACAACCCATCGGAGATGGTGAAGGGGGCACGAGTGTAA
- a CDS encoding transposase, producing MRHRFDEEIKAKVVLEALREEKTLQELAEEYEVHPNQISTWKKQLLSNAPALFLRKNMRDEELQTLRKKEQVPYIQLRQSKYVNEWLKKDWQLHGKDYEP from the coding sequence ATGCGACACAGATTCGATGAAGAGATTAAAGCCAAGGTTGTCCTTGAAGCTTTAAGGGAAGAAAAAACCTTGCAGGAACTGGCTGAGGAGTACGAGGTTCATCCAAACCAAATCTCCACCTGGAAGAAACAGCTTCTATCCAATGCCCCAGCCTTGTTCTTACGCAAAAACATGCGAGACGAAGAGCTTCAAACCCTCCGTAAGAAGGAACAAGTGCCCTACATCCAGCTTAGGCAGAGTAAGTATGTAAACGAATGGCTAAAAAAGGACTGGCAACTACATGGGAAAGACTACGAGCCATAG
- a CDS encoding response regulator transcription factor has product MGSQKHIAVIDDDRSIRNNLSLALLDEGYRVSTFDGAQRAIKSLEAEPPHVIILDILMPRMDGLEFCRSWRENHKDTSIIFLSSLTSEEDKIEALLTGGDDYLSKPFSLKELLIRVDVCLRRIQWMSEIPTITGGKQDHEILSLDKERWRAWLQGNELSLTVSEFRILTALSHRPGQIFTREMICNAAYPQDPYVSERNVDAHIRRIRKKISALSPGTDLIETVYGLGYRFME; this is encoded by the coding sequence GTGGGGTCCCAAAAGCATATAGCGGTTATCGATGATGACCGTTCAATTCGCAACAATCTTTCTTTGGCTCTTCTGGATGAGGGTTACAGAGTTTCGACCTTTGACGGCGCTCAACGGGCAATCAAATCACTGGAAGCAGAGCCTCCGCATGTTATTATTCTGGATATTCTTATGCCCCGGATGGATGGTTTGGAATTCTGCCGCAGTTGGAGAGAAAACCATAAGGATACTTCCATCATCTTTTTGTCTTCCCTTACCTCCGAAGAAGATAAAATTGAGGCCCTGTTAACCGGGGGAGATGATTACCTTTCCAAACCCTTTTCCCTGAAAGAGCTTCTTATTCGGGTTGACGTTTGTCTGCGCAGGATACAGTGGATGTCGGAAATTCCGACAATAACCGGGGGCAAGCAGGACCATGAAATACTATCGCTGGATAAAGAACGCTGGCGAGCTTGGCTCCAAGGTAATGAACTCTCACTGACGGTATCGGAATTTCGCATTCTTACGGCGCTATCTCATCGACCCGGCCAAATTTTTACCCGGGAAATGATTTGTAATGCCGCATACCCTCAAGATCCCTATGTTTCGGAGCGCAATGTAGACGCCCATATCCGAAGAATCAGAAAAAAAATTTCCGCGTTATCTCCCGGCACGGATTTGATTGAAACCGTCTACGGCCTAGGGTATAGGTTCATGGAATGA